Proteins from a single region of Pseudomonas fulva:
- a CDS encoding GntR family transcriptional regulator, which translates to MYKSGQRVLAALRQMIASGELAAGERIAEIPTAERLQVSRTPIRIAFRTLEQEGLLCKAPGRGYTVRAVTDEDIAGAVEVRGVLEGLAARQAAERGLSEDIRQRLQACLVEGDRLFEKGHVVMEELESYHDLNKRFHQAIIEASGNSAIAVALARNDHLPFASVSSLAVDGNDMPREYRRFSFAHMQHHAVYDALVNGQGARAENIMREHANATLRYARAMQGDAGEAAMTILRHG; encoded by the coding sequence ATGTACAAATCCGGACAGCGGGTACTGGCGGCGTTGCGGCAGATGATCGCCTCGGGCGAACTGGCGGCTGGCGAGCGCATCGCCGAAATCCCTACTGCCGAGCGGTTGCAGGTGTCACGCACGCCGATTCGCATCGCCTTTCGCACCCTCGAGCAGGAAGGCCTCCTGTGCAAGGCGCCGGGCCGTGGCTACACGGTGCGTGCGGTGACCGACGAAGATATCGCCGGCGCCGTGGAGGTGCGTGGCGTGCTCGAAGGCCTGGCCGCCCGCCAGGCCGCCGAGCGCGGCCTCAGTGAAGACATTCGCCAGCGCCTGCAGGCTTGCCTGGTGGAGGGCGATCGGCTGTTCGAGAAGGGCCACGTGGTGATGGAAGAGCTGGAGAGCTATCACGACCTCAACAAGCGCTTCCACCAGGCGATTATCGAGGCCAGCGGCAACAGCGCCATCGCCGTGGCCCTGGCACGTAACGATCACCTGCCGTTCGCCTCGGTCAGCTCCCTGGCCGTGGACGGTAACGACATGCCCCGCGAGTACCGGCGTTTCAGTTTCGCCCATATGCAGCATCACGCCGTTTACGACGCCCTGGTCAATGGCCAGGGCGCGCGCGCCGAAAACATCATGCGCGAGCACGCCAATGCCACCCTGCGCTACGCCCGGGCGATGCAGGGTGACGCAGGCGAGGCGGCGATGACC
- a CDS encoding DUF4345 domain-containing protein — protein MLYARIFLVVQVLLLAGFGTAYFLWPQEMGAVSGMLLMESAAVTDVRAYYGALQIGLAVFLGLALARHELTRPALTLLLVLYTSLALGRIVGLWLDGGAQQTFNLWAMLFEVVSALLAGWALRRWRAV, from the coding sequence ATGCTCTACGCCCGTATCTTTCTCGTCGTGCAAGTGCTGCTGCTCGCCGGCTTCGGCACCGCCTATTTTCTATGGCCGCAGGAAATGGGCGCGGTCAGCGGCATGCTGCTGATGGAGTCCGCCGCGGTCACCGATGTGCGTGCCTATTACGGGGCCCTGCAGATCGGGCTGGCGGTGTTTCTGGGGCTGGCGTTAGCGCGGCACGAGCTGACCCGGCCGGCCCTGACGCTGTTGCTGGTGCTCTACACCAGCCTGGCACTGGGGCGCATTGTCGGCCTGTGGCTCGATGGCGGCGCGCAGCAGACCTTCAACCTGTGGGCAATGCTCTTCGAGGTTGTGTCCGCGCTGCTCGCCGGCTGGGCGCTGCGCCGCTGGCGGGCGGTATGA
- a CDS encoding helix-turn-helix domain-containing protein yields MSQLQIGVPVFKLYGDALEWPTPDLLHCESIPKRSRLHDWVIEPHRHPDLLQLLYLRSGWALIEVEGVQSRIDDAALQVLPPLCVHGFQFSDDVDGYVLTLAAPLVAQLEAHLGAQHPVFSAPALYPVGADQAHLDRLFDAIDREYAQSAPARNLLLQSLVGVLAVWLGRQVLGRQAADRPVRGEQHLAAFNRLVEQHFREQLSVEEYARRLGITTAHLNSMTRRYAGQSAQALVHQRQLLEAKRLLVYSSMTLSQIADALQFSEPAYFSRFFKRLTGQTPSAFRQQR; encoded by the coding sequence ATGAGCCAGCTGCAGATCGGCGTACCGGTGTTCAAGTTGTATGGCGATGCCCTGGAGTGGCCGACGCCCGACTTGCTGCACTGCGAGTCGATTCCCAAGCGCAGCCGCCTGCACGACTGGGTGATCGAGCCCCATCGCCATCCGGATCTGCTGCAGCTCCTGTACCTGCGCAGCGGTTGGGCGCTGATCGAGGTGGAGGGCGTGCAGTCGCGCATCGACGACGCGGCGCTGCAGGTGCTGCCGCCGCTATGCGTGCACGGCTTCCAGTTTTCCGATGACGTTGACGGCTACGTGCTGACCCTGGCGGCGCCACTGGTGGCCCAGCTGGAAGCGCACCTCGGCGCCCAGCATCCGGTGTTCAGCGCACCGGCGCTGTACCCGGTGGGGGCTGACCAGGCCCATCTGGACAGGCTGTTCGATGCCATCGACCGGGAATACGCGCAGAGCGCCCCCGCCCGCAACCTGCTGCTGCAGTCGCTGGTCGGCGTGCTGGCCGTGTGGCTTGGCCGTCAGGTGCTGGGGCGCCAGGCGGCCGATCGCCCGGTGCGCGGCGAGCAGCATCTGGCAGCGTTCAATCGCCTGGTCGAGCAGCATTTTCGCGAGCAGTTGTCGGTCGAGGAATATGCCCGGCGCCTGGGCATCACCACCGCGCACCTCAACAGCATGACCCGCCGCTACGCCGGGCAGAGCGCCCAGGCCCTGGTGCATCAGCGCCAGTTGCTGGAGGCCAAGCGCCTGCTGGTGTACTCGTCGATGACCCTTAGCCAGATCGCCGATGCGCTGCAGTTTTCCGAACCGGCGTATTTCTCGCGATTCTTCAAGCGTTTGACCGGGCAGACGCCCAGTGCCTTTCGGCAGCAGCGCTGA